CGGTTTTCATTATCGCCTCGTGTTCAAACCATGGACCCACTTCCTGCAGTTCAACCGGGCCTATCGCATCTTCGAGGAGAAGTCGGCGGTGGACATCGTCAAGGAGGTGCTGAGCGCACACAGCCTGCGCACCGACTACAGCCGGCTGCGCGCCACCTACCTGCCCCGCCCCTACTGCATGCAATATCAGGAAAGCGACCTGCAGTTCATCTCGCGGATCATGGAGCAGGAGGGCATCTATTATTTCTTCCGCCACGAGGCGGGCGAACATGTGCTCGTGCTGTGCGACAGCCGCGCTGCCCACCAGCCGGCGCCCGGCTATGGCGCGCTGCGTTTCCCGCGCGCGATGCGGGGAGAGGCAGGATCACCGGAGATGATCTGGGACTGGCACGAACATTATGCCGCCTCGGCCGAACGTGACGTCGTGCTGCAGGCGCATGATCCGGCATCGGCGCGGGTGCTCGATGCAACCAAAGCGGGCCCCGCGCGGAACAAGGCGGAGACGGCGGAGGTGCACGCGCATGTCGGCGGCTTCGATCAGCCGGCGCTCGGCAATCATTGGGCGAAGGTGAGGCTGGAAGCGGCGCAGGCCGCACGGCACCGCTTCAGCGGCCGTGGCGACGCGCTGGGGATCGGCTGCGGCGGCCTGCTCAAGCTCAGCGACGATATCGGCCGGCGCGGCGTCAACGCCGAATTCCTGCTGATCGCGGTCAGGCACCACATTCCCGTCGAACCGCTGCGCTCGGGCGCCAGCCAGCCGGCCCGCTCGGTCGAGATCGAAGCGGTGTTGGCGAGCGCACCCTACCGGGCACCGCAACGCACCGCGAAGCCGGTCGCGGCCGGGCCGGAGACAGCGATCGTCGTCGAAGGCGGCGCGGACGACAGCAATGCCGATCCGCAGGGGCGCGTACGGGTTGAGTTTCACTGGGCCACGCGATCGAAGGCGAAAGCACCCCGGCGCTCATGCTGGCTGCGTGTCTCGCACCCGTCGGCGGGCGCCGATTTCGGCCATTTCGCGCTGCCCCGCAACCGCCAGGAGGTGGTGGTTTCCTTTCTCGAGGGCGATCCCGATCGCCCGCTGGTCACCGGTCGCGTCTATAATGGCGATCATCGCCATCCCTATGGACTGCCCGAGAAACGCACGCGATCGGTCTGGCGATCGCGCACGATCGGCCGCGCGGGCAGCTATGCCGGCGCCGAGAAGCCGCCATCGGGTCCGGCGTTCAACGAACTCAGCTTCGAGGACAAGGGCGGCGCCGAGGAAGTCTATCTGCGCGCACAGCGCGACCGCCGGACCGAGGTGATGCTCGACGACGAGCTGACGGTGCAGCGGGATCGCTCGGCGCGGATCGGCCGCAACCGCAAGACCGCGGTGCGTGGCGACGATGATCTCACCGTCGAGCGGGGAGACATACGCGTCACCGCCCAGCGCGGATCGGTGGTGATCGAGGCCACGCGCAAGCTGGTTCTCAAAGTCGGCATGAACGCGATCGTCATCGACAAGGCCGGCATCAGCATCGCCGGCATGACCGTCACCAGCATCGGCGTGACCACGAACATGATGCTGGGCGCCAAGGCCGAGGTGCAGGGCGCGGTGCTCGCGCGGCTCACCGGCGCCGTCGCGCTGCTCACCCCCGGGCCCGGCGCGGGCGTGCAGGCGGCGCAGCAGATCGCGAAAGGCATGGTCTCCGCCCAGCTCGCTGCGGGCGGGCCGGTGCCGGGGGTCAAGCCATGACCGCCTGGCCACGCGTGCTGTGGAGCGAAGCAGGGCAGATCACCGCCCGCCTCGCCTGGCCGGTCACGCGGGAGGCGACGCTGCCGCCCGAGACCTTCTACGCGGCGCTGCGCGCGGAGGCGATGCTCGCCGAGGCAACGCTGTATCTCGCACAGGCGCTGTCGCGCCGCGATGCCATCGCCTGGGCAGTGGAGGCGATCGCGCGGCACGGCGCGGTGCCCGCGCAACCGGTGCTGGCCGCCGCGCGCGCGTGGCTCGACGATCCGTCGGACGCGCATCGCCATGCCGCCGACCAGCTCGCACGGGAGGCGGTGCCGGGCGGCGCCGAGCACCATCTCGCCACGGCGGTCCATTTCTCCGGGGGATCGATCGCGCCGCCGGACGAGCCGGCGGTGCTGCCGCCCCTGGAGGCATGCGGACGCTTCGCTGGTGCTGCGATCATCGCGAGCGCCACCCGCACGGCCGACTTCGAGGAGGCGCTCCGCGTCGCGCTCCACGAGGGAGAGAGATTTGCGCGCGGTGAACGGGATGATCGCTGGACATGATCTTGACGCTTCACATCGTCGAGCAGCGCGAGGCCGGACCGGAACCGGCGATGACGACGCTTCGCCTCGACCGCCACGGCGCGATCATCGGCCGTTCGGCGCATGCCGATTGGCCGCTGCCCGATCCGCGCAACTATATCTCGTCGCGCCATTGCGAGATCAGCTATCGCGATGGTGCCTATCTGCTGACCGATCGCAGCACCAACGGCACCTTCCTGAACGGCGCGAACGATCGCCTCGCCGCGCCGCACCCGATCGCCGGGGGCGACGAGATCCTGATCGGCCATTACCGCATTCTTGCAACGCTCGACGCGGGCGAAGCCATCGCCGCGAGCGCGCCGGCGCCCTCCCCCGCGTCCGGACCTGCCCCCGATGGCTCGCTCGACTGGCCGTCCTGGCCGACCCCGACGCCCGAAGCGGACGAGTGGGCGCCGGCGATGCCGGCAGCGCCGGAAGCGGCGAGCGGGGTCTGGGGCGACATCCCGGTTGCGCGCGCGCCGGAGGATATGTCATGGGGATCGCCGCCCGCGCCCGCGATCAGCGGCGCCGGCGCACTGTCGGGCCATTGGGCGCCGCCGCATCCCCGCGCGCCGGAACCGGCGCCGGCCCGGCCGGCATCCCTCCCGCCGGCGGACGACATCTGGGCGCGACTGGCCGAAGGCCATCAGGTCGATTGGGGCATGGAGGCGTCCTCGGCAGAACGTGCACAGCCCGCGGAGCAACCTGCACAATCGCCCTCCGCCGCGCCCGATTCCAGCGGCGACGTCTGGGCCGCCTTCCTGCGCGGTGCGCAACTTGCCCCCGGCGAAATCGGTATTCCCGCCGAAGCGGCGGCCGAACTCGCCGGCACCGCGTTGAGGCTGCTGCTCGCCGGGCTGCTGCCGCTGGTCGAGGCACGGTCGCGTGCCAAGGCGCAGATGGGCGCGGTCAACACGATCCTCGAGCTGGACGGCAACAACCCGCTCAAATTCGTCCGGGCGCCGGCGCGCGCGCTCGCGCTGCTGCTCAACCCGCCGCAGCCCGGTTTCATGACCACCGCCCGCGCGATCGACAGCGCCTATCGCGATCTGCAGGCGCACCAGATGGCGACCTTGATGGCGATGCAGGGGGCGCTGCGCGCGACGCTTGACGATTTCTCGCCGGTCGCGATCCGCGGCCGCATGCGCGCGCACCGCGGTGGCCGCGCCGCGCTGCTGCCGATCCTCGAGGATGCCCGTGCCTGGCGCGCCTATGAGGAAGAGTTCGACGGCGTCACCGCCGGATCGAGCGAAGCCTTCATCGACATGTTCGCCAAGGAATTCCGCGCGGCCTATGAGCGGATTTCGGAAGCGGGCGATGGTGCGGTCGCCTGATCGGGAGCGATGCCAGCCCGATGATGGAGCCGCCGGTCGCCCCCTTGCCGGGATAGACGCCCTGCGCAGCTCCGACTCCGGCTTTTGTAGACATGCGATCAACGCCCGTCCGTCGCCGTGCAGGCTGGTCTGTCGTCAGACTCTGAAGCCGGCGGTCACTTCGAGGTGGTGACCGGTCACGAGGCGGGCGGCGTCGGACAGGAGGAAGGCGACCGAACCGACCAGATCTTCCGCCTGCGGCAATCGTCCCATCGGCGAAGCGGCGAAGAAGGTTTGCCGCGCCTCGTCGTCCATCCGGGTGAAAATGCCCGATCCTTCCACGGCACCGGGAGAGAGCGAGTTCGCGGTGACGCCGCGGGGCCCCAGTTCCAGCGCCAACACCTCCACCATGGTGCGTACCGCTGCCTTGGTCGCGGCGTAGGCGCCGGCGTTTGGCGGCGGATAGCGCGCAATCGTGGATCCGGTGGCGATCACCCGGCCGCCGTCCACCACATGCCGCGCGGCCTGCTGCAGCGTGAAGAAGGTGCCCTTCACGTTGATGTCGACGACACGGTCGAGATCCTCTTCGCTCATGTCCGCGAACGGCGCCTCGACATTCTCGATACCGGCGTTCGCAATGACCGCATAAAGTTCGCCCAGCTGCGACCTTGCGTCCGTGAACAATCGCTGCACGTCGGCGCGCGTGCGACTGTTGGCCTTGATGACGACCGCCTCGGCGCCCAGCGCCGCCAGCCGTCCCCGGATCGCCTCTGCCGCGTCCTCATCGCCGGAGTAGCTGAGCGCCAGCCGGTATCCGAGACCGGCCAGGTGCTCCGCAGCGGCGCGCCCGATGCCCTTGGTACCGCCGGTGATCAGGACGATCCTGCCGTTCCCTTCCATCTGCGTCCTCCTCAGATCATGCCGCCATTGACGCGGAGCACCTGGCCATTGACCCACGCACCGTCGGGGCCGAGCAGGAAAGCGACGGCTCCGACGATGTCGCCGGGTTCGCCCAGCCGGCCCAACGGGATCAGCCTGGTCGTGCCTTCGATCTCCGCATCGCTCTTGCCGTCGAGGAACAGCTTGGTCGCCACCGGACCCGGTGCGACGAGATTGACGGTGATCCCACGCGGCGCGAGTTCCTTGACGAGGACGCGGCTCATCGCTTCCACGCCGGCCTTCGTGGCGCCATAGACGCCATAGGTGGGCGGCGAGAGACCGATCACGCTGGTCGAGAAGCTCACGATCCGGCCGCCGTCGCGGATACGCTTGCCGCCTTCGCGCAGGCAGTTGAAGACGCCCTTCAGGTTGATCGCGACATGCCGGTCGAAGGTTGCATCGTCCGTCTCGACGATCCTGGCCAGGTGCATGATGCCGGCATTGTTGACGATCGCGTCGACGCCGCCGAAGGCCTGCTCGGTCGCGTCGAACAGCTGAACGACCTGGGCAGGATCTCTGACATCGGCCTTGACCGCGATCGCGCTGCCGCCCGAGGCTTGGATCCGCTGCGCCAGTTCGATCGCCGGCTTTTCATTGCCGGAGAAATTGATCGTGACCGCCCAGCCATCGCGCGCGAGTCGCTCGACGACCGCTGCCCCGATGCCTTGGGATGATCCCGTTACGATGACCGATCGGGTCGATATTGCCATGTGCAATTCCCTGTGCGTTGAAATCGCACGGGGGACGCACGCTGCGCACCTCTGTTCCGCCCAAGCGCCTGATGCGCAACTTCACCGAAGTTATTGGCGATTTGACCGAATTCTGGCCTCCGCCCGATAGGTCCGGGGCGTGGTGCCCACCCGCCGATGGAAGGCGCTCGAGAAGGATCCGGCGCTCGTATAGCCGCACAGCCGGCCGATTTCGGCGACGGTCATGTCGCCGGTCCTCAGCATCCTGCACGCTGCTTCTATGCGAATTTCGGTCAGGTAGGCGAATGGCGTCATCCCCATGCGCTCGCGGAACCGGCGCACGAAGTGGTGCACGCTGATGCAGGCCTCGCTTGCGAGCGCGGTAAGCGTCAACTCCTTGCCGAAGTGACTGGACATATAGTCAAGCACCCTCGCCAGTTGGCGATCGCCGAAGGCTTCGGGAGCGCGGCGATCGCTTTCGGGCTCCCACCAACCGGCGTGCCTGGCCAGCAGATGCGCCGCGAGGAAGCGGGTCGCCTGTTCTTCATAGATGCCGGGCATTTCATCTTGCATGGCACCGAGGACCTCGCCCGCGAGCGCCGCAATCGTCGGATCCCGCAACACAAGTGCGGACAGCGGCTGGTCCGAGTAGCGGGTTCCGATCCGCCGATATTCCTCTGCGACCTCACCGATGATGGCGCTGGACAGGTACAGGTGGGCCGTCTCGAACCGGTCGTCCGCGTCGAGCGCCTGCCACGACATGCGCGTCGTTTCGCCCGGCCTGGTGAGACCGGCATTTCCGGCCTCGTACAAGGCAGTATGCCAGCGGCCCTGTTTGAAGACCTGGATCATGCTGCGCCCGCGCGTGGCGACGACCAGAGTGACATCCCCTGTGGCGTGCGTCTCGAAAACGTCGGCTTTGCCCTGACCCCGATGATGATCGAGCAGCAGCCCCCGCCAGGGAAGGTCCCGACTGCTGCCGATCAGTAGGTTTGGCTTCACGGACGCGCAATCGAGGCTCAATGGACTAAACATCGCGCTCCTTCGAAGGACGGAATTCATGCGAATCCCGAGGAGGGGGCATAGGCCGATCTTCCGAGATTTGGAAAGTTCGCAGCCGCCGCCTTCCGCAATCATTCCGCAGAAGCGTTCAATGGCACCATCTGCGTCAGCGTCGTCGGTTCGCATGCAACGACGATGAGCGTGACATTGTCGGGTGCACCGCGCTGAAGCGCAAGTTCCAGAAGGCGCTCGGCGGCATCCTCGGGCCGGCGGCGTGACAGCATCGCCGCGATTTCAGCCTCGCTCACCACGCGCGTCAGCCCGTCGCTACAAAGCAGGAAAACGTCATCCGCATGTACCGCATCGCTGCGCCGGTCGAGCACGACGCGATCGTGCACGCCGACCGCGCGGGTCAGGACATGCCCCAGCGGGTGACTGCGCGCATCTTCCTCGCTCAGCAGCCCCTGATCGACGAATTGCTGAACCTGTGAATGATCCGTGGTTAGTTGATTGAGCCGGTCAGCGCGCAGCAGATAGACCCGGCTGTCTCCCACCCAGCGGACGCTGAAGCGTCCATCGCTGACCAGCAAGGCGGCCAGCGTCGATCCGCTGAGCCGGCCGGCGTTACGCCCGGCCATGACGATCCGCGTATTGGCCGCATCGACCGCGCGGACCAGCGCCTCGTCCCCGGCACCATGGCCTTCGGGCAGTTCGATCGACCGCAGTCCCTCGGCGATCGTCGCCGATGCCCATTTGCCGCCGCGATGACCACCCATGCCATCGGCGACCGCCCAGAGTCCGTCATGCACGCGCTCGACGAACGCATCCTCATTGACGGAACGAACGCATCCGACATGAGTCAGCACCGCATGCTCGAACCGCAGCGCTGCGGCCATCACTTTGTCTCCTCAACATCCAGCATTTCGGTAATCAGGCGCCATCCGGGCGAGGTCGGTGTCAGCGATCGCGCCGACATGCCTTCGCCATGCGCCGTCCACAGCCGCGGCGGCGGCGGTTCGACGGCGGGTGACCGCCATGGCGACGCCTCGATCGCATCGAGCGCCGCTTTCAATCGATCGGCGTTCCAAAGTTCGTCGATCGCCTGCCGGCAGCACGCTTCCACAGCGCCGGCGAACGCTTCCACCGCATCAGGCGCCGGCGGGGCCATCGCCCGCGCGCCGGCAACCAGCAGGAAGGCGCGATCGACGCGATCATGGCTCGGGAGGATGGCGCCCACATGCCACTGCCGGTCGATCAGGCCGGGATCGAAGCAGAAGCGCCAGGGCGATGCCGCGCCATGGCGGGCGGCGAAGGCCGCTCCCATTCGGACGCGCGCCTCGTCGAGGCCGGCGCTGCACCATGCATCCCACGCCGCGGCGACACGCGGGACCGCGCGGCGGACGAAATCGCCATGCGCCGGCAGCTTGCCGACGAGATATGGCGCCGCCGTCACAGCCGCACCGGGCAGCGCAGCGACCACAACCCGCCCCGGCCGAACGGATTGGCCCGACCCGGCAACTGTATGCGGAAGGTCGCGAAGGCGTTGCCCTGGCCGAAGGTCGCGCGGATCGCGGTTTCGCCCGCATTCTCCTTCTGTGCGCCGTCCATCAGCCGGAAAAGCGCCCAGGCGCCCTCGGCATCGCGCCGGAACACTTCCTTCTTGCCCGAGAACAGCACCACGCTGGCCGTGGGCAATCCATCGATCGTCCAGATCACGGGCCGTGCACCGCTCGATCCGCGTTCGAAGCGATGCTTCACGCCGCCCGAGGTGAAGACGGCGGCATCCACGCCGCCGCCCAGGACGACGTCGGAGACATTGATCGTGAAACCGCCGCTCAGGAGATCGCGGATGCTGCCGGCCTGCTGGAATCGCTCCGCGCTGGCGGGATCGAATCGTCCCGCCACCGGATCGTCGGCGCGCCATCGCCACACCGGGCCGGCCGTGTCGAGCAAGGGCGCGAGCCGGCCGGTCACGAAGGAATCGAGCTGGCCGCTGGCGCCGAAGACGCGGATCATCTCCGCCCCCGGGGCGTCATTGGCGGCGACGCCGAAAAAGGGATAGCGATCGTCGACAACCGCGCGACAGGCCGGCAGCAGGGTCGCTGCATAGTCCTCGGCGATCGCGCCCTGCGCCGATTTTGCCGCGGCCCCACGACCGGCCCGGCTCGCCTCCGACACGAAGGGCTGGAGCTGGGGCGGTGCCACCGCCCCGCTGGTGACGACATCGCCGACCGCACCCGCGAGTTGCCCCTGCACCGCACCCCCGCCCGCCGCACCCACCGCGTCGGCCGCTGATCGTGCGGAGGCCGCGCGGCGCACCGCATCGACGAAGCCGTCGATGGGCGCGGGGCTGCGGCCATCGCCGACGAACTCGGCGATCGGCCGGAAATGGGCCTGGATCGTCTGGCCCGCATCGAACCCACCGCCGGATGCCTGCCGTGCCAGCCGCGCCGCCACCGCCACGCGACCGCCGACCGGCAGCTTCACGCCCTTCGCGGGGATCGCCAGATCGGCATTCTTGCGGATCTCCAGCAACAGCAACTTGAGGGCCGAAGGCGTCTTGCTGAACGCGCCCAGCGCCGCCGGATCGCCGAAGTAATTTCCGGGTTGCGGCAATGTCGCAACTTTATCCCACGCTGCGACATAGTCCCGCGCGTAGAGCGCGGCGACGCCGTCGCGCAGCCCCGCGAGCCCCTGTCGCGTCGCCTGGCTATCTGCATCGCGGCCGAACACCCACAGGTCGCGGCGCATATCCTGCTGAACGGTCTGCAGGCCGCGCTGATAGCCCAGCCGATAGCCCTCCCGCGTGAACAGCCAGGGCACCTCCAGCGCGACCACCGCCTCGCCATTGGCGAAGGCGAGCGCATCGCCGGCGCTGAGCACGGTCGAGGCCGTCCAGTCCGGCCTGGCAGCCGCGCCGGCACGCTGTCGCAATATCGCATAGGCGCGGTCGCTGAGCGACAAGGTCTGCAGCGCCGCACGGCTGCGCGCGATCAGCGCACCATCCAGCGGCGCACGGCCCTCACGCCAAACCTGCCCCAGGCGCGGATCCGCCAGCATCGCGTCGAGATGCTCGGCAAGCTGGCGGCGCACATCCGCGCGGTCGCCACCGGCGAGCGTCGACCGCTCCCAGTCGTCGAGCAGATAGGCCCGGATCGCGCGGGCATCGCGCGGCCCCTGCCCGCCCAGCATCAGATAGACCTTCAGCGGCTCATAAAGCTGAAGCGGCTGGCCGGCATCCTGTTGCAGTCGCCGTTCGAGCTGGAGCAACAACCGCGGCAGCAGGATCCGCTGCGTCGTTTCAAGATAGGCCTGCTCGGCGGCAGCGGCATGCCCCGCCTGGAACAGCCCCCAGCGCATCATCAGCGGCGGTCCGCCCGCGCGCTGGTCGGCAAAGCCTTGCGGCAGGCCGCGCAGAGCGCGCAGCACGGTCAGTGCCTGTTCGAGATCCGGATCGCTGCCGCCTACCTCGACGAGGTCGATGCCCGCTGCCCGGGCGTCCTGCGTCGCGGCCTGCGCGCCGCCGAGCAGGTCGGTCTGCAGCGCGTGATTGCGCGCGTAGCTGGTGCCGAGCAGCCCGAGACCCGCCAGCGTCAGGATTGCCAGCGCCGCAGCACCGGCGATCAGCGTTCCGCGGCGCCGGGCGATAAAGGCGGCGTCGGGGCGCAGCAGGCCCGGCTCGCTCAGGATCACTTCGGTGAACAGGCGATTGATGAAATAGGCGCGGCCGGCGCGGGACGCGTCAGGTTGAACCGGAGCCGCGGCCGCATAGCTGGCGGCGATCGATCCCAGCATCCGATCGAGCGGCGTGCCGTGCTGGATGCCGCTGGTAAGATAGAACCCGCGAACGATCCCGACCTGGCGCGGATCGGCGGACGGCGCGAGCGCGCCCTCGACGAAGCGATGCAGGCGCGCGCGCAGCGCGTCCACCTGGGCGGGGAAGCCGAGGATCAGCCCGCGCCGCGCCGGATCGGGCTCCTCCTGCAACCGCTTCGCGGTGCGCGCGCCGATCTCCGCTGCAAGCAGGTCGAACTGTTCGAGCAAGGCCGTGGCGCCAACCGGCGCATCCCCCGCCGCCAGCGGCAGGGTGGCGCCCAGCACTGCGCGCCGGCCATCGGCGTTCAGATCGTCGAAGAAGGCCTCGAAGCCCGCAAGCAGGTCGACCTTCGTCAGCATCAGATAGATCGGCACGCGCGCCTGGGTTGCGTTGCGGATGTCCTCGAGCCGTCGACATACCGCGCGCGCATGCGCATCGATCGATGTCAGCGTGCCGCCGGCGAGTTCATCAACGCCGATCGCCACGAGCACGCCGTTGACCGGCTGCGCGGGGCGAAGCCGCGCCAGTTGCGCCAGGAAGCTGCGCCAGCCCGCTGCATCGACCGCCTCGTCCGAATCCTGCGTCGTGTAGCGTCCGGCGGTGTCGATCAGCACCGCCTCGTCGGCGAACCAGAAATCGAGGTTGCGCGTGCCGCCGACCCCGCCCAGCGCCCGATCGGTCAGCGGGAAGCGCAGGCCGGACTGGGCGATCGCGGTGGTCTTGCCCGCACCCGGCGGGCCGACAATCACATACCAGGGACGGCTGTAGAGATAGTCGCGCCGCCCGCCCGCCGCCGTGCGGAGCTGCACGAGCGCGTCGCGCATCCTCCCGGCCACCGCATCGCCTTCTTCACCGGCGGGATCGCCCAGTTCGGCAGCGATCGCATCGGCAGCGCGCGCCGCCCGCCGCAGCCGCCACCAGGCCGCCGCTCCCCAAAGCGCCGCGACCAGCACCACGAGCAGCAGCCGTATCCAGATCGGCCGCAGTGAGAGAAACAGGAAAGGCAGCAGCACCGCCAGGACCAGCGCAGCGGTGATCGCCGCCAGCGCCGAAAGCGTCCACCAGCTTCGCAGCATCTTCATCATCGTGTCGCTTCCTGGACGAGGACGACCTCGACCCGCCGGTTGAGGGCCTTGCCTGCCGGGCTATCGTTGGTGGTGATCGGGCGGCTCGCGCCGAACCCCTCGACGGTCACCCGGTCCGGCGCGCTCAGCCGCGACCGGATCAGCGCCCCCGCCGCCTCGGCGCGGGCCTTGGAGAGCACGACATTGTCCGGGAAGGTCAGGGTCGCGACCGCGTCGGAATCGGCATGGCCTTCCACCCGCACGCGACCGGGCTCCGCCTCGATCGCGGTGCCGATGCGTTCGAACAACGGGCGGGCACGCGCTTCCAGCGCATCCGATCCGGAAGCGAACAGCCCGCCGACCGTCGTGCGGACGCGCACGCTCGTCGCATCCTGCTCCACGGTCACGAGCCGCGCCGCGATTTCAGGCGCCAGGAAGCGCCGCAACCGGTCCCCGGCGGCATTGTCCGCGGGCGCGACCGGCGCCGCGCCCCGCGACAGGCGCAGCGGCTGATCGGGATTGATGGCCGTCAGCGCATCGAGTGCGGGCTGGCCGGTCTGCGCGAGGATCAGCCGCAGCAGCAGCACAGCGAGGACGAGAAGCAGCAGGGCGCCCGCACTGCCGAGCAGCAGCGGCGGCCAAGCGCCGATCCGCCGCATCGGCGTCGGCGTCCCGCGCCAGCGCGGGGAAAGCTCGGTCTGCGACAGCGCGCGGACGTGCGGCAGCGCCGCATAGGCCCGCGTCATCAGGTCATGGAGCTGGCGGCGGCCGTCAGGCGCCACGCGGTAGCGGCCCTCGAAGCCGGCCGCGAGGCAGGCATGATAGAGCTCGATCAGTGCGGCGCTGTCGGCAGGCCGGTGGAGCATCTCGTCGAGCAGCAGCCAGAAGCGGTCACCGCCGATATTCTCGCCGAACGCCCGGACGATCAGGCTGCGCCGCGCCCATTCGGCCCCCTCGCCCGCTCGGCCCGGCAGGTTCTGCGCGATGTCGTCCGCGGTCGCGAGCACGCCATAGCGGGCGCGCCGCCGCGTCTCGGCATCGAGCGGAAGCGCGGTGAGCGCGGCATCGAAGGCGTCGCCCAGCCCGATGGCGATGCGATGCAATTCAGGTAGCGGCAGCCGCACACGGCCGGCGCGCATGCCTGCCATCAGCGCGAGCAACGGCGTCGCGGCGGTGACCAGCGCGTTCCTCACTGCAGCGGGCGGCGGCGGTTGCGGCACATCGTCGTCGTCGGCAAGGGTGCGCGGGCGGGTGGCGGCAGGGGCCGGCCGCAGCGGCGGGACGGGGGCGCTCCCCGGCACGCCCGCTGGACGCAGCATCGTCCGCCCGCCCATCTCGTTCGGCCCATCGCTCATCGCGCCGCCGCCTTCACCCACCACAGCTCCATGCGGAGTTCGGGCCAGTCGCCGGCGACGTGCAGGCCGAGCGCCGGCGCAGTAGCGAAGTCAGACCAGTCGGCAGCGGACCGATCGAGCTCGAAATAGACATAGCCGGGCAGTGCGCGGAGCTGAGGCGGCGGGGTCGGCATCGGGCTCAGCGGGACGCCGGCCAGCGCCGAATCGACGATCTGGCGCATCTTCTGGACCGCGCCGATCTTGGCGACGGCGGGAAAGCGGTTACGGATCTCTTCGGCCGGAACCCGTGCGCTAACCGCAAGATAGGCGCGCCCGCCCATGAACTGCTTGTGGTCGGCGATGCGCGCGGCGTAGGCACCAGGTCCCGCCTGTTGCAGCGGCAGTTGCAGCGCCGAGCGGTCGTAGACCGCGGATAGCGCCGCCTGCAGCGCCTCGACCACCGCCTCGAATACAGGCTGCAGCGCTTCATGGTCATAGGGCGGCAGAGCCGCCGCGCGTCGGTCCGCGCGGGTCAGCGTCGCCAATTCGCCAGCCATGCCGGCGAACGCTTCGTAGAGCCGCTCCGGATGGACGTTGGGCAGCGCGGCGAGATGGCGGAGCTGCGCCACCCAGCGGTTGAGCGCCTGCAGCATCAGGAAGCTCGCGAGGCTTTCCGATCCGGCATCGACCGCCTCCACCGCGCGGACCGCCAGTTCCTCGACGCGCTGCTCGGCGCGACCGATGATGTCGGCGAGGAAACCGGTAAGCCGCGGGCTCGCGCGCACGTCGAGGCAGGGCGGGATGTAGCGATCGTCGAAGGCGATCATGCCGTTGCGCACTTCGCGGACGCGCGCAAGGCCGAGCAGGATGCGCCCCTGGGTCTGGTCGCGCGTGGCGCCGAAGCGCAGGTTGGGCTGCGCGATCTCGATCGGCTCACGCCCGCGCTCTTCGGAAAAACCGTCAGCGACCTCCGCGTCGTCGACGCGGAAGCGCGCGCCCTGGACCTGTTGATCGTCCGACGTGCGGAACAGCACGGCGCCGTCCTGCATCGCCGGCAAGGTGAGGTTGATCAGCGTGTCGCGCGTATCGCCGCCCACCTCGATGGGCGTCGGAGGCGGCAGGTCCTGCGGGAAGGCGAAAGGCGTGCCGTCCGGCAGTACGCCCGAAGCCCGC
The window above is part of the Sphingomonas sanxanigenens DSM 19645 = NX02 genome. Proteins encoded here:
- the tssK gene encoding type VI secretion system baseplate subunit TssK: MTQNGRVAWREGMFLRPQHFQQQDRHIEAAVVARVRSLRPYAWGLLELKLDADLAALGQFAVERASGVLPDGTPFAFPQDLPPPTPIEVGGDTRDTLINLTLPAMQDGAVLFRTSDDQQVQGARFRVDDAEVADGFSEERGREPIEIAQPNLRFGATRDQTQGRILLGLARVREVRNGMIAFDDRYIPPCLDVRASPRLTGFLADIIGRAEQRVEELAVRAVEAVDAGSESLASFLMLQALNRWVAQLRHLAALPNVHPERLYEAFAGMAGELATLTRADRRAAALPPYDHEALQPVFEAVVEALQAALSAVYDRSALQLPLQQAGPGAYAARIADHKQFMGGRAYLAVSARVPAEEIRNRFPAVAKIGAVQKMRQIVDSALAGVPLSPMPTPPPQLRALPGYVYFELDRSAADWSDFATAPALGLHVAGDWPELRMELWWVKAAAR